A region from the Corallococcus soli genome encodes:
- a CDS encoding undecaprenyl-phosphate glucose phosphotransferase produces the protein MFGRLQRFYTSIKVAADAGMLAVAFVFAYFTRFSGVMPVTEGVPPPGETFVSLLMVLIIFPVTFQQARLYATNRSRTHMGELFELFKATITATLVLVAVTYFIRERYSRLTIAIFVVYAFTLIALSRLAFRHVLSEVRRRGYNLKSILVIGAGDLGLRTIETVESHRELGFRVMGVLSMAEEKVGQWVGGVRVVDHVKNVEAYLDAHPVDQVIIAVPLEDQAQVKPLMEQLALRTVDVKVVPDLYQYITLYGGLEEFGGLPIISLQGDPMDGWSRVAKRVFDVLFSLLAILVSAPVMAVTALVVWMTSRGPILYRQERMGMDGRTFPILKFRTMRIDAEVQGATMASAVDARRTPVGTFLRKYSLDELPQFFNVLRGDMSLVGPRPERPVFIEEFKRQIPRYHLRHKVKAGITGWAQINGLRGQTSIQKRIEYDLYYIENWSLLMDLKILLRTALGGFLSKNAY, from the coding sequence GTGTTCGGTCGCCTGCAGCGCTTCTACACGTCCATCAAGGTCGCCGCCGACGCGGGGATGCTCGCGGTGGCGTTCGTGTTCGCGTACTTCACGCGCTTCAGCGGCGTCATGCCCGTCACGGAGGGCGTCCCTCCGCCGGGTGAGACGTTCGTCTCGCTGCTGATGGTGCTGATCATCTTCCCGGTGACGTTCCAGCAGGCCCGGCTGTACGCGACGAACCGCTCGCGCACGCACATGGGGGAGCTGTTCGAGCTCTTCAAGGCGACCATCACCGCGACGCTCGTCCTGGTGGCGGTGACGTACTTCATCCGCGAGCGCTATTCGCGACTCACCATCGCCATCTTCGTCGTCTACGCCTTCACGCTCATCGCGCTGTCGCGGCTGGCCTTCCGGCACGTGCTCAGCGAGGTGCGCCGGCGCGGCTACAACCTCAAGTCCATCCTCGTCATCGGCGCGGGGGACCTGGGGCTGCGGACCATCGAGACGGTGGAGAGCCACCGCGAGCTGGGCTTCCGCGTGATGGGCGTGCTGTCGATGGCGGAGGAGAAGGTCGGCCAGTGGGTGGGCGGCGTGCGCGTGGTGGACCACGTGAAGAACGTGGAGGCGTACCTGGATGCGCACCCGGTGGATCAGGTCATCATCGCCGTGCCGCTGGAGGACCAGGCGCAGGTGAAGCCGCTGATGGAGCAATTGGCGCTGCGCACGGTGGACGTCAAGGTGGTGCCGGACCTGTACCAGTACATCACCCTGTACGGCGGCCTGGAGGAGTTCGGCGGCCTGCCCATCATCAGCCTCCAGGGCGACCCCATGGACGGCTGGAGCCGCGTGGCCAAGCGCGTGTTCGACGTGCTGTTCTCGCTGCTCGCCATCCTGGTCAGCGCGCCCGTGATGGCGGTGACGGCGCTGGTGGTGTGGATGACGAGCCGGGGGCCCATCCTCTACCGCCAGGAGCGCATGGGCATGGACGGGCGCACCTTCCCCATCCTCAAGTTCCGCACCATGCGCATCGACGCGGAGGTGCAGGGCGCCACCATGGCCAGCGCCGTGGACGCCCGCCGCACGCCGGTGGGCACGTTCCTGCGCAAGTACTCGCTGGACGAGCTGCCCCAGTTCTTCAACGTCCTGCGCGGCGACATGAGCCTCGTAGGGCCCCGGCCGGAGCGCCCTGTCTTCATCGAGGAGTTCAAGCGCCAGATTCCGCGCTACCACCTGCGCCACAAGGTGAAGGCGGGCATCACCGGCTGGGCGCAGATCAACGGCCTGCGCGGCCAGACGTCCATCCAGAAGCGCATCGAGTACGACCTGTACTACATCGAGAACTGGTCGCTGCTGATGGACCTGAAGATCCTCCTGCGCACCGCGCTGGGCGGCTTCCTGTCGAAGAACGCGTACTGA
- a CDS encoding vitamin B12-dependent ribonucleotide reductase, with protein sequence MEKELGGKAVVGGKERRGAKVKGKAATATTTGLTVERFFTTPGVDPADELAWEYRSASIKGEDGKVVFDQKDIEVPKSWSMLATNVVASKYFRGTPGTPERETSVRKLVARVVDTLTRWGTEGNYFASAVDREAFHAELTHLLLRQKAAFNSPVWFNVGVEEHPQCSACFINSVDDNMESILGLARTEGMLFKYGSGTGTNLSTVRGSKELLAGGGTASGPVSFMRGFDAFAGVIKSGGKTRRAAKMVILNAEHPDILEFIRCKSNEEKKAWALIEAGYDPSFNGEAYGSVYFQNSNNSVRVTDDFMKAVVSDGPWQTRAVRDGQVMETYKARELFREIAEAAHLCGDPGLQYDTTVNAWHTCSGTARINASNPCSEYMFLDDSACNLASLNLMHFRTLEGGFDVAAFKHAVSVVLLAQEIIVGFSRYPTERITKNSHDYRPLGLGYANLGALLMATGLPYDSPAGRNYAAAITSLMCGEAYATSARIAQKQGAFAGYGNNAEPMLGVIRKHRKAAYQLQADGVSAELLQAQKQAWDDALAGGTEHGYRNSQVTVLAPTGTIGFMMDCDTTGIEPDIALIKYKKLVGGGMLKIVNQTVPLALEKLGYPQTQAQDIIAYLDKHDTIEGAPHLKPEHLPVFDCAFKPSKGQRSIHWMGHIEMMAAAQPFLSGAISKTVNMPTDSTVEDIEKAYLEAWKSGLKAVAVYRDGCKRTQPLNTSQDKPKDAPRVAAEAVPVVTPEPKAHRRRLPDERQSITHKFSIGGHEGYLTVGMYEDGTPGELFVVMAKEGSVVSGLMDGFATSVSLALQYGVPMQVLADKFCHTRYEPSGFTGNPNIPIAKSITDYIFRWLSLKFLPTAPCGDEAEVTPVLEARPAQAPQATVPAQTLQLSAMSSSRSTYLNQADAPPCHTCGAITVRSGACYKCANCGTTSGCS encoded by the coding sequence ATGGAGAAGGAACTGGGCGGTAAGGCGGTGGTGGGGGGCAAGGAGCGTCGCGGGGCGAAGGTGAAGGGGAAGGCGGCGACGGCGACGACGACGGGGCTGACCGTGGAGCGCTTCTTCACGACGCCCGGGGTGGACCCCGCGGACGAGCTGGCGTGGGAGTACCGCAGCGCGAGCATCAAGGGCGAGGACGGCAAGGTCGTCTTCGACCAGAAGGACATCGAAGTCCCCAAGTCCTGGTCGATGCTGGCGACGAACGTCGTGGCGTCGAAGTACTTCCGGGGCACGCCCGGGACGCCCGAGCGTGAGACGAGCGTGCGCAAGCTGGTGGCGCGCGTGGTGGACACCCTCACCCGCTGGGGCACGGAGGGGAACTACTTCGCGTCGGCGGTGGACCGCGAGGCGTTCCACGCGGAGCTGACGCACCTGCTGCTGCGCCAGAAGGCGGCCTTCAATTCGCCCGTCTGGTTCAACGTGGGCGTGGAGGAGCACCCGCAGTGCTCGGCGTGCTTCATCAACAGCGTGGACGACAACATGGAGTCCATCCTGGGGCTGGCCCGCACCGAAGGCATGCTCTTCAAGTACGGCAGCGGCACGGGCACCAACCTGTCCACCGTGCGCGGCAGCAAGGAGCTGCTCGCGGGTGGCGGCACGGCGTCCGGCCCGGTGTCGTTCATGCGCGGCTTCGACGCGTTCGCGGGCGTCATCAAGAGCGGCGGCAAGACGCGGCGCGCGGCGAAGATGGTCATCCTCAACGCCGAGCACCCGGACATCCTGGAGTTCATCCGCTGCAAGTCGAACGAGGAGAAGAAGGCCTGGGCCCTCATCGAGGCGGGCTACGACCCGTCCTTCAACGGCGAGGCGTACGGGTCGGTCTACTTCCAGAACTCGAACAACTCCGTGCGCGTCACGGACGACTTCATGAAGGCCGTGGTGAGCGACGGCCCGTGGCAGACGCGCGCGGTGCGCGACGGCCAGGTGATGGAGACGTACAAGGCGCGGGAGCTGTTCCGGGAGATCGCGGAGGCGGCGCACCTGTGTGGTGACCCGGGCCTCCAGTACGACACCACGGTGAACGCGTGGCACACGTGCTCCGGCACGGCGCGCATCAACGCGTCCAACCCCTGCTCCGAGTACATGTTCCTGGACGACTCGGCCTGCAACCTGGCGTCGCTGAACCTGATGCACTTCCGCACGCTGGAGGGCGGCTTCGACGTGGCCGCGTTCAAGCACGCGGTGTCGGTGGTGCTGCTGGCGCAGGAGATCATCGTCGGCTTCAGCCGCTACCCCACCGAGCGCATCACGAAGAACAGCCACGACTACCGCCCGCTGGGCCTGGGGTACGCGAACCTGGGCGCGCTGCTGATGGCCACGGGCCTGCCGTACGACTCGCCCGCGGGCCGCAACTACGCGGCGGCCATCACGTCCCTGATGTGCGGCGAGGCCTACGCCACGAGCGCGCGCATCGCCCAGAAGCAGGGCGCGTTCGCCGGCTACGGCAACAACGCGGAGCCGATGCTGGGCGTCATCCGCAAGCACCGCAAGGCGGCCTACCAGCTCCAGGCGGACGGGGTGAGCGCGGAGCTGCTCCAGGCGCAGAAGCAGGCATGGGACGACGCGCTGGCGGGCGGCACGGAGCACGGCTACCGCAACAGCCAGGTGACGGTGCTGGCCCCCACGGGCACCATCGGCTTCATGATGGACTGCGACACCACCGGCATCGAGCCGGACATCGCGCTCATCAAGTACAAGAAGCTGGTGGGCGGCGGCATGCTGAAGATCGTCAACCAGACGGTGCCGCTCGCGCTGGAGAAGCTGGGTTATCCCCAGACGCAGGCGCAGGACATCATCGCGTACCTGGACAAGCACGACACCATCGAGGGCGCGCCGCACCTGAAGCCGGAGCACCTGCCGGTGTTCGACTGCGCGTTCAAGCCGTCCAAGGGCCAGCGCAGCATCCACTGGATGGGCCACATCGAGATGATGGCGGCGGCGCAGCCGTTCCTCTCCGGCGCCATCAGCAAGACCGTGAACATGCCCACGGACTCCACGGTGGAGGACATCGAGAAAGCCTACCTGGAGGCGTGGAAGAGCGGCCTGAAGGCCGTCGCCGTGTACCGCGACGGGTGCAAGCGCACGCAGCCGCTCAACACCTCCCAGGACAAGCCCAAGGACGCGCCGCGCGTGGCGGCGGAGGCTGTTCCCGTGGTGACGCCCGAGCCCAAGGCGCACCGGCGCCGGCTGCCGGACGAGCGGCAGTCCATCACGCACAAGTTCTCCATCGGGGGCCACGAGGGCTACCTGACGGTGGGCATGTACGAGGACGGCACGCCGGGCGAGCTGTTCGTGGTGATGGCGAAGGAGGGCTCGGTGGTGAGCGGCCTGATGGACGGCTTCGCCACCAGCGTGTCGCTGGCGCTCCAGTACGGCGTGCCCATGCAGGTGCTGGCCGACAAGTTCTGCCACACCCGCTACGAGCCGAGCGGCTTCACCGGCAACCCGAACATCCCCATCGCCAAGTCCATCACCGACTACATCTTCCGGTGGCTGTCGTTGAAGTTCCTGCCCACCGCGCCGTGCGGTGACGAGGCGGAGGTGACGCCGGTGCTGGAGGCCCGTCCGGCGCAGGCGCCCCAGGCCACGGTGCCCGCGCAGACGTTGCAGCTGTCCGCCATGAGCAGCTCGCGCAGCACGTACCTGAACCAGGCGGACGCGCCGCCCTGCCACACCTGCGGCGCCATCACCGTGCGCAGCGGCGCCTGCTACAAGTGCGCGAACTGCGGCACCACGAGCGGCTGCAGCTAG
- a CDS encoding (2Fe-2S) ferredoxin domain-containing protein yields the protein MPPPFERHVFVCTNRRPDGNPKGCCATKGGEEVRAAFKAELDKRGLKRGMRANAAGCVDTCAFGVSVVVYPEGTWYGGVKVEDVPTIVEEHLVQGRPVERLLMPFNKKAER from the coding sequence ATGCCTCCTCCGTTCGAACGTCACGTCTTCGTCTGCACCAACCGCCGCCCGGACGGGAACCCCAAGGGTTGCTGCGCCACCAAGGGGGGGGAGGAGGTCCGCGCCGCCTTCAAGGCGGAGCTGGACAAGCGCGGACTCAAACGCGGCATGCGCGCCAACGCAGCGGGCTGCGTGGACACCTGCGCGTTCGGCGTCTCCGTGGTCGTCTACCCGGAGGGCACCTGGTACGGCGGCGTGAAGGTGGAGGACGTGCCCACCATCGTGGAGGAGCACCTGGTGCAGGGCCGCCCGGTGGAGCGGCTCCTGATGCCCTTCAACAAGAAGGCGGAGCGCTGA
- a CDS encoding Bax inhibitor-1/YccA family protein, whose protein sequence is MAWESSGGWHSGRASEVDSVLMQESQRAFMTRVHGWMFAGLALTGVMAALTLANPAMLQAVAQYRMGLLLVQFGVVMALSFLAPRISGPVAAALFLGYSALTGVTLSVLFLIYTAGSIAQVFFITAAVYGTMAVYGTVTKKDLSGWKTFLYMGLIGIVIAGVVNLFMRNDAVSFVTACAGVLIFAGLTAYDIQKLREYHAGTGFKSTATVSIVGALTLYLDFINLFLSLMRLLGKRR, encoded by the coding sequence ATGGCGTGGGAATCTTCTGGTGGGTGGCACAGCGGGCGGGCGAGCGAAGTGGACTCGGTGCTGATGCAGGAGTCGCAGCGCGCGTTCATGACGCGCGTGCATGGCTGGATGTTCGCGGGCCTGGCCCTCACGGGCGTCATGGCGGCGTTGACGCTGGCCAACCCCGCGATGCTCCAGGCGGTGGCGCAGTACCGCATGGGCCTCCTGCTGGTGCAGTTCGGCGTGGTGATGGCGCTGTCGTTCCTGGCGCCCCGCATCTCCGGCCCGGTGGCCGCGGCGCTCTTCCTGGGCTACTCGGCCTTGACGGGCGTGACGCTGTCCGTGCTCTTTCTCATCTACACGGCGGGCTCCATCGCGCAGGTGTTCTTCATCACCGCGGCCGTCTACGGCACCATGGCCGTCTATGGCACCGTCACGAAGAAGGACCTGAGCGGCTGGAAGACCTTCCTCTACATGGGCCTCATCGGCATCGTCATCGCGGGCGTCGTGAACCTGTTCATGCGCAATGACGCGGTGTCGTTCGTCACCGCGTGCGCGGGCGTGCTCATCTTCGCGGGCCTCACGGCGTACGACATCCAGAAGCTGCGCGAGTACCACGCGGGCACCGGCTTCAAGAGCACCGCGACGGTGAGCATCGTCGGCGCGCTCACGCTCTACCTGGACTTCATCAACCTGTTCCTGTCGTTGATGCGCCTGCTGGGCAAGCGCCGCTAG
- a CDS encoding HD domain-containing protein, whose protein sequence is MTTIITIPQRLESILTGNPGLHGAILSTLTSFHPWIRTSGLPFFPGYTDHSDKHISEVLSTASSLISDEARRLLTPADVAVLILSTLLHDAGMHLTEDGFRHLVGSQTQHPLITGFKDEPWQKTWTEFVGIASRFDGRKLTEIFGDSQPIDPRKVDINNLNERDRLLVGEFIRRHHARLAHEIALGGVPGPAANRIQFINIPPALADLSGLVARSHNLSIRETYDYLKNKYNIREFQGVHAIFLMAVLRISDYIQVQSERAESQLLRVKHLRSPVSKREWSTHDAIRDIQNSHDDPEALYIDALPPDIEIYTKLTWLIKDIQAELDSSWAALGEVYGRVPPLNELGLTIRRVRSSLDDTDSFSKKIDYVPAAMSFSTAGTDLLKLLVGPLYGNVPGVGVRELIQNSVDACRELVDWRKHHARQIDADPPLGEIDVLVEFEKLSDGSHWVTIRDAGIGMTIEVIKNYFLRAGASFRSSDAWRKAHENEQGRSRVLRGGRFGIGALAAFLIGSEIEVTTRHITQPANRALKFTATLDTDALNIRHTEAPFGTTIRIRVDTEETWKELTPRPLPPETTPSPSIHRWENIDWYCLDSPKVTVRIKLDTGTGTLEARHSLPQPKSELPPGWYRIEDPDYDDIHWTNESAPAFACNGIFIQRHIHHSPLRTLWNDGDISSLTIHRPNLSIFDAQGLLPLDLQRTSVTGKSLSFDKQLISSIIKDYISFILVRAFTCTPGQPEFEEELRRLGEHPLVSFSRYSISSDSYSFAFTRAGFTLLDKAPFTSLGVRRLWIISNPEGCTPNLFSTLPADVAIIFLNFGRSDQSLYRWFRFNFSDRERSLSAGIEFINVTKIRAAITTSDLQKVKKPRAVRKSLVAKVKIEREAKENLILSLSPDAESTSLDFISALEKLKSGPNVWMAEWILGDPAWKAEKPSPVSDAWTNTFIPSILSYSADDRLKTYRTVHQELARSIAYQKDVLAQEIKDEQIDTDVPEDESAA, encoded by the coding sequence ATGACCACAATCATAACCATTCCCCAAAGACTTGAATCCATTCTAACAGGAAACCCAGGCCTGCACGGAGCAATACTAAGCACCCTAACTTCATTTCACCCTTGGATCAGAACGAGCGGACTACCATTTTTCCCTGGCTACACAGATCACAGCGACAAACATATCTCCGAAGTACTCAGCACGGCCAGTTCCCTCATTTCAGATGAGGCACGCCGACTACTCACCCCAGCCGATGTTGCTGTTCTCATTCTCTCAACACTCTTGCACGATGCAGGAATGCATCTAACCGAAGATGGCTTTCGTCATCTCGTTGGAAGCCAAACACAACATCCCCTGATTACCGGATTCAAAGATGAACCGTGGCAAAAAACATGGACTGAATTTGTCGGAATCGCCTCCCGCTTTGATGGCCGCAAGCTTACCGAGATTTTCGGTGACAGTCAGCCAATCGATCCTCGAAAAGTTGACATCAACAACCTAAACGAACGCGATCGCCTCCTTGTTGGCGAGTTTATCAGAAGACACCACGCCCGCTTGGCACACGAAATTGCTCTTGGGGGAGTTCCCGGCCCAGCAGCAAACAGGATTCAGTTTATAAACATCCCTCCTGCGTTGGCAGACCTTTCAGGCCTTGTTGCCCGAAGCCACAATCTCTCAATTCGAGAAACCTATGACTACTTGAAAAACAAATACAACATCAGGGAATTCCAAGGAGTCCACGCAATATTCCTGATGGCCGTCCTAAGAATCTCCGACTACATACAAGTACAAAGCGAGCGTGCAGAAAGCCAGCTCCTTAGAGTCAAGCACCTTCGAAGTCCAGTCTCCAAGAGAGAATGGAGCACTCACGACGCCATTCGCGACATTCAAAACAGCCACGACGACCCTGAAGCCCTGTACATTGATGCGCTGCCGCCCGACATTGAAATATACACCAAACTCACTTGGCTCATAAAGGACATCCAAGCAGAACTGGATAGTTCTTGGGCAGCCTTAGGTGAAGTCTATGGTCGAGTCCCTCCCCTCAACGAACTCGGCCTAACAATCAGAAGGGTTCGCTCAAGCCTTGATGATACCGACTCCTTCTCAAAAAAAATCGATTATGTCCCAGCAGCCATGTCATTCAGCACAGCTGGAACAGACCTGCTGAAGCTACTTGTCGGTCCACTCTATGGAAACGTCCCAGGAGTTGGAGTTCGAGAACTAATCCAGAATTCAGTTGACGCATGCCGAGAGCTTGTCGACTGGAGGAAGCACCATGCACGTCAGATTGACGCTGACCCGCCACTCGGCGAGATCGATGTCCTTGTTGAGTTTGAAAAGCTCTCCGACGGCTCGCACTGGGTAACTATTCGCGACGCCGGAATCGGCATGACTATTGAGGTCATCAAGAATTACTTCCTGAGGGCAGGAGCCTCATTCCGAAGCAGTGACGCATGGAGAAAGGCCCATGAAAACGAGCAAGGGCGTTCCCGAGTACTTCGAGGCGGTCGCTTTGGCATCGGCGCACTTGCTGCCTTTCTAATTGGCTCTGAAATTGAAGTCACGACCAGACACATAACTCAGCCCGCAAATCGCGCATTGAAATTCACGGCGACACTAGACACAGACGCACTCAACATCCGCCACACAGAAGCCCCCTTCGGAACCACAATTCGAATCCGAGTAGACACAGAAGAAACATGGAAAGAGTTAACACCAAGACCCTTGCCCCCCGAAACAACACCATCACCATCAATTCACCGCTGGGAGAATATCGATTGGTACTGCCTTGACTCTCCCAAGGTAACAGTACGAATCAAGCTCGACACAGGAACTGGAACACTTGAGGCGCGACACTCACTTCCACAACCGAAATCAGAGCTGCCACCCGGTTGGTATCGAATTGAGGATCCCGATTACGACGACATACATTGGACAAACGAAAGCGCACCAGCATTCGCATGCAATGGGATTTTCATCCAAAGACACATCCACCACTCACCACTCAGAACACTCTGGAATGACGGAGACATATCATCTCTCACCATCCACAGGCCAAACCTATCCATCTTCGATGCCCAAGGATTGCTACCACTCGATCTTCAAAGAACTTCCGTAACCGGCAAATCCCTGTCATTTGACAAGCAATTAATTTCATCAATAATCAAAGACTACATATCCTTCATTCTCGTGCGCGCATTTACCTGCACGCCAGGTCAGCCTGAGTTTGAAGAGGAACTGCGTCGCCTCGGAGAACACCCCCTCGTCTCCTTCTCTCGATACTCCATAAGCTCCGACAGCTATTCGTTTGCATTCACGCGAGCGGGGTTCACTCTTTTAGACAAAGCGCCATTCACTTCACTTGGAGTCCGACGGCTCTGGATTATATCCAACCCCGAAGGCTGCACGCCCAACCTTTTCTCCACATTGCCGGCCGACGTTGCAATCATATTCCTCAACTTCGGCCGCTCCGACCAATCCCTCTACCGCTGGTTTCGCTTCAATTTTTCCGACCGCGAACGGTCGCTATCCGCAGGAATTGAATTCATCAATGTCACCAAAATCCGCGCGGCAATCACAACCTCAGATCTGCAGAAGGTCAAAAAACCACGAGCCGTAAGAAAGAGCTTGGTTGCAAAAGTAAAGATCGAAAGAGAAGCCAAGGAAAATCTCATTCTCTCTTTAAGTCCTGACGCCGAATCCACTTCCCTAGATTTTATTTCCGCGCTTGAAAAACTCAAAAGTGGCCCCAATGTGTGGATGGCAGAATGGATCCTAGGAGATCCAGCTTGGAAGGCTGAAAAACCATCTCCTGTATCGGACGCATGGACAAATACATTCATACCCAGCATTCTCTCGTATAGCGCCGACGATAGACTCAAAACCTACCGCACAGTCCACCAAGAGCTAGCCCGAAGCATTGCGTACCAAAAAGATGTGCTAGCGCAAGAAATCAAAGACGAACAAATCGACACTGATGTGCCTGAAGACGAGAGCGCCGCGTGA
- a CDS encoding glycosyltransferase family 4 protein yields the protein MVRGQLHGIARYALELARRLPGLAPDLEFSALVPAQGLPDGLGELTPRIPLHRSRAGYLTPLEQPLLAYELTKLKPDLFHATSFSLPLLWPGRLVATLHDANHLALADQYTPVQAIYYKAVVGPRARTASALITVSDFSREELGKYLKMSPYRFQVIHNGVDSRFEPPTAGEAKAFRERHELPERYVAVVGNAKPFKNLAMLGKFAADLPVPLVLLAGKGAVAHETGLHENVIDLEELPESEMALFYGAAAVLLVPSKYEGFGLPALEAMAAGCPVIAADATALPEVVGNAAIRVPPDDTNGWKQATLRVLRDEGLRRELMILGRERAARLTWSKCANQTIGVVRRTLDKANPFHAQTKRGT from the coding sequence ATGGTGCGCGGTCAGCTCCACGGCATCGCGCGCTACGCGCTGGAGCTGGCGCGAAGGTTGCCGGGGCTCGCCCCGGACCTGGAGTTCTCCGCCCTCGTCCCGGCCCAGGGGTTGCCGGACGGGCTGGGTGAGCTGACGCCGAGGATTCCGCTGCACCGCTCCCGGGCGGGCTACCTCACACCGCTGGAGCAGCCACTGCTGGCGTATGAGCTGACCAAGCTCAAGCCGGACCTGTTCCACGCGACGTCGTTCTCCCTGCCGCTGCTGTGGCCGGGGCGGTTGGTGGCAACGCTGCATGACGCGAACCACCTGGCGCTGGCGGACCAGTACACACCGGTGCAGGCGATCTATTACAAGGCGGTGGTGGGGCCGCGGGCGCGCACGGCGTCGGCGTTGATCACGGTGTCTGACTTCTCCCGGGAGGAGCTGGGGAAGTATCTGAAGATGTCGCCGTACCGCTTCCAGGTGATCCACAACGGCGTGGATTCCCGCTTCGAGCCACCCACGGCTGGTGAGGCGAAGGCGTTCCGGGAACGGCATGAGCTGCCGGAGCGGTACGTGGCGGTGGTGGGCAACGCGAAGCCGTTCAAGAATCTGGCGATGCTGGGGAAGTTCGCGGCGGACCTGCCAGTGCCCCTGGTGTTGCTTGCCGGCAAGGGCGCGGTGGCCCACGAGACGGGGCTGCACGAGAACGTCATCGACCTGGAGGAGTTGCCGGAGTCGGAGATGGCACTGTTCTACGGGGCGGCAGCGGTGCTGCTGGTGCCTTCGAAGTACGAGGGGTTTGGGTTGCCGGCGCTGGAGGCCATGGCGGCTGGGTGTCCGGTGATTGCGGCGGATGCGACTGCGCTGCCGGAGGTGGTGGGCAATGCAGCGATTCGGGTGCCTCCCGATGATACCAATGGCTGGAAGCAAGCCACGCTGAGGGTACTCAGAGATGAAGGGCTGCGCAGAGAGTTGATGATTTTGGGTCGCGAGAGGGCTGCGCGACTAACATGGAGCAAGTGCGCGAACCAAACAATTGGCGTTGTTCGACGCACTCTAGACAAAGCCAATCCCTTCCACGCACAAACCAAAAGGGGCACATAA
- a CDS encoding transposase, translated as MAKRYPEANTIHLVLDNLSTHIRHALEVRYGVRAGCRLWRRFTPHYTFVHSSWLNQAEMETSLLSRQCLGRRRIPTLDKLRCETQAWQKWANRQRIWIRWRFTVPKVRAKFHYQPTGLTRS; from the coding sequence ATCGCCAAGAGATACCCGGAGGCGAACACCATCCATCTGGTGCTGGACAACCTCAGTACCCATATCCGCCATGCGTTGGAGGTGCGGTATGGGGTGCGTGCAGGGTGTCGGCTCTGGCGTCGATTCACTCCACACTATACATTCGTCCATAGCAGTTGGCTCAATCAGGCGGAGATGGAGACTTCTCTGCTCTCCCGTCAGTGTTTGGGGAGGCGGCGCATCCCCACGCTCGACAAGCTCCGCTGCGAAACGCAGGCATGGCAGAAGTGGGCCAACCGCCAGCGAATCTGGATTCGCTGGCGATTCACGGTGCCGAAGGTCCGAGCGAAGTTCCATTACCAACCTACAGGCCTCACCCGGTCATAG
- a CDS encoding glycosyltransferase, with translation MKVALVHDWLVTHRGGERVLDALCELYPDADLYTLIHQPGSQPPRIENRRITTSFLQHIPGIHARYRHFLPLFPRAIEALRITGDYDLVLSSSHCVAKGIHAPPGVPHLSYVHAPMRYMWDLFDDYFGPGRAKLPVRAAALAVRAYLQAWDRASTDGVDRLVANSQHIAGKIQRFWGREASVVPPPVELERFTQMPLQGGGQGGYFLWLGAFAPYKRLDVALEAFRTLSTPLWVVGTGQEAARLTSGPLPPHIRFLGNVPDAALPALYRDARALLFTPEEDFGITPLEAQATGRPVIAFGKGGALETVTPRTGLFFPEQTPASLAAAVRQFDAWEPSFRPEDARAQAERFGRARFQQAIQAEVDTLLGLTPSSPAV, from the coding sequence GTGAAGGTCGCCCTCGTCCACGACTGGCTTGTCACCCACCGCGGCGGAGAGCGCGTCCTCGACGCCCTCTGCGAGCTGTACCCCGACGCGGACCTCTACACCCTCATCCACCAGCCGGGCAGTCAGCCCCCACGCATCGAGAACCGACGCATCACCACGTCGTTCCTCCAGCACATCCCCGGCATCCACGCGCGCTACCGCCACTTCCTGCCGCTGTTCCCCCGCGCCATCGAAGCCCTGCGCATCACCGGGGACTACGACCTGGTCCTGTCCTCCAGCCACTGTGTCGCCAAGGGCATCCACGCCCCGCCCGGCGTGCCGCACCTGAGCTACGTGCACGCGCCCATGCGGTACATGTGGGACCTGTTCGACGACTACTTCGGCCCCGGCCGCGCCAAGCTCCCCGTGCGCGCCGCCGCACTCGCCGTGCGCGCCTACCTCCAGGCCTGGGACCGCGCCTCCACCGATGGCGTGGACCGCCTCGTCGCCAACAGCCAGCACATCGCCGGGAAGATCCAGCGCTTCTGGGGCCGCGAGGCCTCCGTCGTCCCGCCCCCCGTGGAGCTGGAGCGCTTCACCCAGATGCCCCTCCAGGGAGGAGGGCAGGGCGGCTACTTCCTGTGGCTCGGCGCCTTCGCCCCCTACAAGCGCCTGGACGTCGCCCTGGAGGCCTTCCGCACCCTCTCCACGCCCCTGTGGGTCGTGGGCACCGGCCAGGAGGCCGCGCGCCTCACGTCGGGCCCGCTGCCGCCCCACATCCGCTTCCTCGGCAACGTCCCGGACGCCGCGCTCCCCGCCCTCTACCGCGACGCCCGCGCGCTCCTCTTCACCCCCGAGGAGGACTTCGGCATCACCCCCCTGGAAGCCCAGGCCACGGGCCGCCCCGTCATCGCCTTCGGCAAGGGCGGCGCCCTGGAGACCGTCACTCCCAGGACGGGCCTCTTCTTCCCCGAACAGACCCCCGCGTCCCTCGCCGCCGCCGTGCGCCAGTTCGACGCCTGGGAGCCCTCCTTCCGCCCCGAGGATGCCCGCGCCCAGGCCGAGCGCTTTGGCCGCGCCCGCTTCCAGCAGGCCATCCAGGCCGAAGTGGACACCCTCCTGGGTCTGACCCCGTCCTCCCCAGCGGTGTGA